In Streptacidiphilus sp. P02-A3a, the DNA window GAAGCCACCGCCCACGGTGCCTTCGTGCGCATCCTGCGTGAGGCGGCCGTCACCTATTCCGACCCCACCCACCCGGCGGGCTGCCTGACGATCAGCGCGGCCACCAACGTCACCCCGCAGGACGCCGAGGTGGCGGCCTTCCTGCGCGACCTGCGCAACGCGAACCTGGCGGCTTTCGAAGCCCGCCTGCGGAGCGCGCAACGGGACGGCGAGCTCTCCGGCGCAGCCAACCCCCGGGCGCTGGCGGCGTACTTCGCCGCGGTCATCCAGGGCATGTCCCAGCGCGCCCGCGACGGGGCCGCAGCGGACGAGCTGACCGAAACCGCCGAACTGGCCCTGGTCGCCTGGCCCGGCGCACGCCCCTGATCGGGGCCCGGTCCGCGCTCGTGGGCAGCGGGCCGATGAGTTTCCGGTCGGGGAAATTCGTGTGGAACCGGTGGGCGGGGAGTGACGTCTCCTTGATTGCACAGCGCGGGCACAGCCGCGCGGGGCGTTTGGCCGGGGGGATTGTCTGACCGGCGGCGCATTCGTGTACATCTGATCAAGTGAGGGGTTCTGCCATGCGTTTCTCCGCTCGTTTCACCCGTATCGCCACCGCGGGCGCCCTGGCCGTCGGGCTCGGCCTGGGCACGGCCGGGATGGCCGCCGCCGCGGTCCCCACCGCGAGCGTCCAGCGGGCCGCCGTGCACGCCTCCATCAGCGCGCACGCCAACCACTCGTCCGTGGGCGCGTGGCAGCAGGTGGTCATCTCCGGCAGCACCGCGCACCTCAAGGCCGGTACCCGGCTGACGCTTCAGCAGCTGCACGGCCGCAGCTGGGTCTCGCTCCCGGCCGTCACCACGGTCACCCGCAGCGGCGCCTTCTCGATCCGTGCCGAGCTGGGCCTGAAGGGCGCCGAGCAGCTGCGCCTCGTCGGCGGCGGTGCCGTCTCCAACACCCTCACGGTGACGGTGCGCTGAACCGGTGCGGAGACAGTTCCCGCGGTTCTTTCCGCTCCGGGGCGCCAGTGGGGAAAGGCAGTGGGGATATCCGCTGGAATGGGTCCGGCGTGGTTCGGTGCGATGCGCACGGTGCCAGGTCGGGCCCATTTCCCATGGGCGCGGAAAGAGCGGACGGCCGCCCGCGGAATGCCTTTTCCGTGCCTCGTGGTGATGTACTGTCAGGTCGGCGGCGCGGCAGGCGGTGGAGGGTGATGTGGGCGGGGTCGGTCCGGGGGGAGGGCGGTGGGTCTGGTACGCCGCCTACGGGTCGAATATGTGTGCGGCGCGGATGGCCTGCTATGTGCGCGGTGGGCGGCCGGTGGGTGGGGCGCGGGTGTATCCGGGGTGCCGGGACCGGCGGTTGCCGGAGCGGGCGGTGGGGGTGGTGCTGCCCGGGCGGCTGTACTTCGCCGGGGAGTCGGCGGTGTGGGGCGGGGGCATGGGGTTCTACGACCCGCTCGACGCTGGGTGGATGCCGGCCCGGGCGTACCTGGTGACGGTGTCGCAGTTCGCCGACATCGCCGCCCAGGAGATGCACCGGGAGACGGGGCCCGAGCCGGGGCCCGAGACGGAGCCCGAGACGGGGCTCGATCTGCGGGCGGTACTCGCCGAGGGGCGGGCGGTGCTGGGGCCGGGGCGGTACGAGACCCTGGTCAGCCCGGGCACGCTGGCGGGGCGGCCGGTGCTGACCTTCACCGCGTCCGGGCGCAGCGCCGGGGCCGCGCTCGCCCGCCCCTCCGCCGGGTACCTGCGGCAGCTGGCGGCGGGACTGGGGGAGGGGCAGGGCTGGGACGTGGACCGGGCCGCCGGGTACCTGGCGTCCCGGCCGGGCGCGCGCGGCGCCTGGACGGCGGCGGAGCTCGCCGCCGCCCTCCAGGGGGACGCGGGCGGCGACGGGCTCGGCTGGTGACGTGGAGCCGCGGCGGGACGGGGGTCAGGCGGGGGGCGGGGGCGGGTCCTCCAGGCCGTCGATGGTCAGGTCGGACAGTTCCACCTGGTACCAGACCTGGGTGTGCTGGCCGCCGGCCCAGTTCTCGGTGAGGATCACCGTGGTGTGCCCGGCGCCGCTGCCGCCGTACTGCGTCGACCAGCTGACCGGCGTGTTCTGCGCCCGGAAGACCGGGTCGGCGTTGTGGGTCTGCTGGTACTGGTCCAGCTGCTGGTTGAGCTGGGCGGTCAGGAACTCATTGCGGACGTCGACCGGGGTCTGGTCCTGGTTCTGGCCGTTCACGGCGGTCAGGTACTGGCTGAAGAACGCGTCGACCTGAAGCTGGCCCCGGCTCGGCGGGTCGGCCTGCGCGGGGGTGGCGTAGAGGCCGCTGAGGGCGAGGAAGGAGACCGCGGCGATGGCGGTTCGTGTACGCAACATGGGCCCAGTCTGTCCCGCTCCGGTGACGATCCGTGGCAGGCTCGCCACGCTCGGTGCGGCTGCGGTATTCGGTGGGGGTCGAGAAGAGTGTGAGCTACAGTTACTTGCTGGGAACAAGCAACTGAGTAGAGGGGGTCGCGGCGATGTCCGAGCCGGAGCCCGCAGGGCCCGCCGAAGCACCGGCGGAGGCGGTGGAGGCCGCGGTCGCGGCCACCGCCATGGGTGACGAGATGACGCGGTTCATCCGGCTGGTCAACGCGACCAAGCACCGGTTGCGGGACGTCCCGGGCGGCGGCGACCGGATCCTGCTCGGGCGGCTGGTGCACGAGGGCCCGCGCCGGGCCACCGACCTGGCCGCCGAGACCTTCCTCGACCTCTCGACGGTCAGCCGCCAGGTCAAGTGCCTGATCGACCGGGGCCTGGTCGAGCGCAGGCCCGATCCGGAGGACCGCCGGGGCGCCCTGCTGTCGGCCACCGACGCCGGGGCCGAGGCGTACCAGCACCACCGGAGCCAGCGCAACGAGCACCTGGCCCGGATCTTCGACGCCTGGCCGCCGGAGGACCGCCACCAGCTGGTCCGACTGTTCGGGCGCTTCAACGACGACCTGGCAGAGCACTACCACCAGCTGTTCGACGGGCATCCGGGGGCCATCCCCTCGTCGGCGGCAGCTGCACAGCAAGGAGACGACGAGTGAGCGGCACGTCCACGGCACCACCCATATCAACCTCTGCCGGTTTGAGCCACCGGCAGATCCTGACCATCCTCAGCGGCCTGATGATGGGTATGTTCCTGGCCTCGCTCGACCAGACCATCGTCAGTACCGCGATCCGCACCATCTCCGACGACCTGCACGGGCTGAGCGAGCAGGCCTGGGCGACGACCGCCTACCTGATCACCTCGACCATCTCGACGCCGCTCTACGGCAAGCTGTCCGACCTCTACGGACGCAAGCCCTTCTTCCTCGCGGCGATCACCATCTTCATCACCGGCTCGGCCGCCTGCACCTTCTCCACCTCGATGATCGAGCTGGCCGCGTTCCGCGCGTTCCAGGGCATCGGCGCCGGTGGGCTGATGTCGCTGGCGCTGGCGATCATCGGTGACATCGTGCCGCCGCGCGAGCGGGCCAAGTACCAGGGCTACATCCTCGCGGTGTTCGCCACCTCCAGCGTCCTCGGGCCGCTCGTCGGCGGCTTCCTGGCCGGGCAGAACACCATCCTCGGCATCGCCGGCTGGCGCTGGGTGTTCCTGGTGAACGTCCCGATCGGCGTCGTCGCGCTGTTCGTCGTGGCCAAGGTGCTGAACGTGCCGCACAACCGCCGCGAGCACCGGATCGACTGGTGGGGCGCGGTCACCATCGCCGTCGGCGTGGTCCCGCTGTTGCTGGTGGCCGAGCAGGGTCAGAGCTGGGGTTGGACCTCGCTCCGGTCACTGGCCTGCTTCGCGATCGGCATCATCGGGGTGATCGCCTGGATCCTGATCGAGCGGCGGATGGGCGACGACGCGCTGATCCCGATGCGGCTGTTCGGCAACAAGGTCTTCAGCCGCACCAGCCTGCTGTCGGTGCTGGTCGGCGCGGGCATGTTCGGCGGGATGCTGATGATCCCGCAGTACCTGCAGATCGTGAAGGGCGCCAGCCCGACCAAGTCGGGGCTGCTGATGCTGCCGCTGATGCTCGGCATGATGACGGCGTCGATCGCCACCGGGCAGCTGATCGCCCGCACCGGACGCTACAAGATCTTCCCGATGATCGGCACCGCGCTGATGACGATCGCCATGGTGCTGTTCCAGCTGGAGGTCCAGTGGAACACGCCGCTGCTGGAGACCATGGCGTACATGCTGCTGCTCGGCGTCGGACTGGGCTTCACCATGCAGACGCTGACGCTGGCGGTGCAGAACGCCGTCCCGGCGCGGGACATGGGCGTGGCCACGGCCTCGGCCACCTTCTTCCGGCAGCTGGGCGCGACCGCCGGTACCGCGATCTTCCTGTCGGTGCTGTTCAGCAACGTCGGCAGCAAGATCCAGTCGGCGTTCACCAGCGCCGCGAAGACCCCCGCGTTCCAGGCGGCGGTGCACGACCCGAGCGTGATGGCGAACCCGGCCAACCAGCCGGTGGTGGAGATGCTGAAGCACCCGGGCGCGAGCGGCGGCGGCTCGACGGCGGTGCTCAACGACTCGTCCTTCATCCAGAAGCTGACCGGCGTCTTCGCGGATCCGTTCAAGCAGGGCTTCGCGGACTCCATGCACACGGTCTTCATGCTCGGCGGGATCGTCACCGCCGTGGCCTTCGTCCTGGTGTTCTTCATCAAGGAGGTGCCGCTGCGCAAGGTCTCGGCGATGCAGGCCCGGGCGCAGGACGCGGCGGCCAAGGAGGAGCGGGTCGAGGCCGCGTGGGTTCCGGAGGAGCCCAGTATCTGAGAGACCCGGATTCCGGATTCGAACACCAACCAATGGCCCTGCACCCCCAGCAGGGCCATTGGCATGTTCGAACGCGGTGCTGGGATGGTGTTGCCGCGCCGGTCCGGGCGCTTGAGAGTCTGGAGAGAACATCGTGAAAGGTTTCCGCAGTTTCCTGCTGCGTGGGAACGTCGTCGACCTCGCCGTCGGTATCGTCGTCGGTGCGGCCTTCACTGCCGTCGTCAACGGCTTCGTCAAGGACTTCCTGACCCCGATCATCGGGCTGCTCGGCGGGGGCACGAGCAACTTCAGCACCGGCTCCTTCAAGGTCCATGGCCAGACCTTCAACTACGGCGACTTCATCGGCGACGCGATCAGTTTCGTCATGGTCGCCGCCGTGGTCTACTTCTGCGTGGTGCTGCCGATCAACACCCTGCACGCGCGCTTCATGCCGAAGCAGGAGCCGCTGGCCAGCACCAAGGACTGCCCCGAGTGCCTGAGCGAGGTGCCGATCGCGGCCACCCGCTGCGCCTTCTGCACGGTGGAGCTGGCGCCCCGGCAGGGCGTGCCGCAGCAGGTCGGTTCCTGAAGTCAGCCGGTCAGCGGTCAGCCGGTCAGCCGGTCAATGAGTCAGCCGGTCAGCCAGCCAGCCGGTCAGCCGGTCAGTCGACGACCAGTGCCGGGCGGCGCGGGTCGTCGGCGCGGACGACCAGGTCGGCGGCCTCGGCTGGGCGGGCCTCGTCCTGGTAGCGGGCGAAGGCGGGCAGCGTCCACTGCTGCTCGGCGGGGGTCCGCCGGGCCAGCGCGGCCGGGCTGAGGTGCAGGTGGACGGTCAGGTCCAGCGGGAACCAGCGGCCGAGCAGCAGCGGCCCGTCCAGCACCAGGACCCCGCCGGGCGGCAGCGCCACCGGCGCGGTCCGCAGCGCGCGGTCCGCCCGCGCGTCCCGGAGCGCGGGCAGGACCAGGCCGCTGCCGCCGGGCTCCAGCGGGTCGAAGACCTCGCGGAACAGGGCATTGGCGTCCAGCCAGCCGTCGTAGTAGGCGTCCGGGTCCTGGTGGCCGTACTCCAGCCGCAGCGAGGCGGGGCGCAGGAACGAGTCCGCGCTGATCCGCAGCGCTGGGCGGCCGAGCAGGCGCAGCCGCTCGGCCACGGCGTCGGCGAGCTCCGCTGGGTGCGCGGCGGGGGCGCCGTCCACGGCCAGCCGCAGTCGTCCGCCCTCGGGCGCGGGCAGCCGGGCGGCCCGCTCGGTGACGGTGTCGGCAAGCGCCTCGAAGCTGAGCGGGCGGACCTGCACGGGCGGGGCTCCTGGTTGCTGACGTCCGGCCCCGGCCGGGGCGCGCGCCGGGCGGCTGCTCGGCGGCGACGGGCGGGGGCCGGACCTCGGGACGGGCGGTGACGGGGACGCTCAGGATGCCAGGACCCTGAGGGTCCGGACAGCCCGGTCACCCGCCGAGACGTCGGCCGACCGGGCGAAGCGGGGCGGCGGCCGACCGGGCGAAGCGGGCCGCCGGGCGTCAGGCGGAGGCGGCGGTGAGCTGGGCCAGCTCGGCGTCGGTGAGCTTCAGCTCGGCCAGGGCGACCAGGGCCGGCAGCTGCTCGACGGTACGGGCGCTGGCGATCGGCGCGGCGACCGTCGGCTGGGCGGCCAGCCAGGCCAGGGCCACGGTGGCGACCTCGGCGTCGTGGTTCGCGGCGACGCTGTCCAGGGCCTCCAGCACCTTGAGTCCGCGCTCGGTCTCCAGGTGCTTGCCCGCGCCCTGGGCCCGGGGGCTGTCCACGGCCGGGCCGCCCGGCCGGTACTTGCCGGTGAGGAAGCCCGCCGCCAGTCCGTAGTAGGGGACGGCGGACAGCCCGAAGCGGGTGGCCACCTCGGCCAGTTCACCCTCGTAGGTGTCCCGGGAGACCAGGTTGTACTGCGGTTGCAGCGCGACGTACGCGGCCAGCCCCTCGCGCTGGGCGAACTCCAGCGAGGCGGTCAGCCGGGCCGGGGAGATGTTGGACGCGGCGACCTGGCGCACCTTGCCCGCGCGGACCAGTGCGTCCAGCGCGGTGACGATCTCCTCGACCGGCGTGCTCTCGTCGTCGAAGTGGGTGTAGAGCAGGTCGATCCGGTCGGTGCCGAGGCGGCGCAGCGACTCCTCGGTGGCGGCGGCGATGGTGGCCGCCTTCAGGCCCTTGTACTCGGGGTGCGCGCCGACCTTGGTGGCGACCACCACGGCGTCGCGGTTGCCGCGCGCGGCGAGCCACCGGCCGAGGACGGTCTCCGACTCACCGCCCTTGTTGCCCGGCGCCCAGGCGGAGTAGACGTCGGCGGTGTCGACGAAGTTGCCGCCGGCCGCCGTGAAGGCGTCGAGCACGGTGAAGGAGGTGGCCTCGTCGGCGGTCCAGCCGAAGACGTTGCCGCCGAGGGCGAGCGGGAAGACGGTGAGGTCGCTGGAGCCCAGGCGGGACTCGGGGGAGGAGGTCATGATCCAGACCAACAGCGGAGGGCGGGGAGGTATTTCCGGCGCGGCCGGGGAGGGGGGTCTCCCCTGATCAGCAAAGGTTCAGTACAGTGAATCGTATTCACGAACATGAACGCGCTGGATGCCCCATCCTGAGGAGTCCCATGGATCTGCAAGCCGCCCTGGTCCCGCCGCTCTCCTTCCCGCTCACCCCCTTCACCGAGGACGACCGGGTCGACGCCGAGGTCCTGTCCGCCCACGTCGACCAGCAGGTCGCCGCCGGCACCGCCGCCGTCTTCATCGCCTGCGGCACCGGTGAGTTCACCGCCCTCAGCCGCGAGGAGTACCGGCAGGTCGTCAGCACGGCGGTGAAGACCGTCGCCGGACGGATCCCGGTCTTCGCCGGGGTCGGCGGCGGACCCGCCACCGCCCGCGAGTACCTGGCCGACGCCACCGCCGCCGGGGCCGACGGCGTCCTGCTGCTGCCGCCCTACCTGGTGACCTCCACCCCCGAGGGGATCCTCGGGCACATCCGGTACGCGGTCCGCGACAGCGAGCTCCCGGTGATCGTCTACCAGCGCGCCAACGCCCGGCTCAGCCCGGCCACCGCGCTGGCGCTGCTCGACCTGCCGCAGGTGGTCGGCCTCAAGGACGGCCTCGGCGACGTCGAGCAGATGCAGCGGATCGTCGCCACCGTCCGCACCAGCGGCCACCCGCGCGCCGCCGAGTTCGCCTTCCTGAACGGCCTGCCGACCGCCGAACTGTCCGCCCGCGCCTACCGGGCCATCGGCATCGCCAGCTACTCCTCCGCGGTGCACTCCTTCGCCCCCGACCTCGCCCACGCCTTCGCCC includes these proteins:
- a CDS encoding TetR/AcrR family transcriptional regulator, coding for MTETPARRGRPRTFDRAVALTTATRLFWERGYGATSVGELTEAMGIRPGSLYAAFGDKRSLFEEVVRDYGRSPVGAFVGIALEEEATAHGAFVRILREAAVTYSDPTHPAGCLTISAATNVTPQDAEVAAFLRDLRNANLAAFEARLRSAQRDGELSGAANPRALAAYFAAVIQGMSQRARDGAAADELTETAELALVAWPGARP
- a CDS encoding histone deacetylase, with amino-acid sequence MPERAVGVVLPGRLYFAGESAVWGGGMGFYDPLDAGWMPARAYLVTVSQFADIAAQEMHRETGPEPGPETEPETGLDLRAVLAEGRAVLGPGRYETLVSPGTLAGRPVLTFTASGRSAGAALARPSAGYLRQLAAGLGEGQGWDVDRAAGYLASRPGARGAWTAAELAAALQGDAGGDGLGW
- a CDS encoding MarR family winged helix-turn-helix transcriptional regulator yields the protein MSEPEPAGPAEAPAEAVEAAVAATAMGDEMTRFIRLVNATKHRLRDVPGGGDRILLGRLVHEGPRRATDLAAETFLDLSTVSRQVKCLIDRGLVERRPDPEDRRGALLSATDAGAEAYQHHRSQRNEHLARIFDAWPPEDRHQLVRLFGRFNDDLAEHYHQLFDGHPGAIPSSAAAAQQGDDE
- a CDS encoding MDR family MFS transporter, with product MSGTSTAPPISTSAGLSHRQILTILSGLMMGMFLASLDQTIVSTAIRTISDDLHGLSEQAWATTAYLITSTISTPLYGKLSDLYGRKPFFLAAITIFITGSAACTFSTSMIELAAFRAFQGIGAGGLMSLALAIIGDIVPPRERAKYQGYILAVFATSSVLGPLVGGFLAGQNTILGIAGWRWVFLVNVPIGVVALFVVAKVLNVPHNRREHRIDWWGAVTIAVGVVPLLLVAEQGQSWGWTSLRSLACFAIGIIGVIAWILIERRMGDDALIPMRLFGNKVFSRTSLLSVLVGAGMFGGMLMIPQYLQIVKGASPTKSGLLMLPLMLGMMTASIATGQLIARTGRYKIFPMIGTALMTIAMVLFQLEVQWNTPLLETMAYMLLLGVGLGFTMQTLTLAVQNAVPARDMGVATASATFFRQLGATAGTAIFLSVLFSNVGSKIQSAFTSAAKTPAFQAAVHDPSVMANPANQPVVEMLKHPGASGGGSTAVLNDSSFIQKLTGVFADPFKQGFADSMHTVFMLGGIVTAVAFVLVFFIKEVPLRKVSAMQARAQDAAAKEERVEAAWVPEEPSI
- the mscL gene encoding large conductance mechanosensitive channel protein MscL; the encoded protein is MKGFRSFLLRGNVVDLAVGIVVGAAFTAVVNGFVKDFLTPIIGLLGGGTSNFSTGSFKVHGQTFNYGDFIGDAISFVMVAAVVYFCVVLPINTLHARFMPKQEPLASTKDCPECLSEVPIAATRCAFCTVELAPRQGVPQQVGS
- a CDS encoding uridine kinase; the protein is MQVRPLSFEALADTVTERAARLPAPEGGRLRLAVDGAPAAHPAELADAVAERLRLLGRPALRISADSFLRPASLRLEYGHQDPDAYYDGWLDANALFREVFDPLEPGGSGLVLPALRDARADRALRTAPVALPPGGVLVLDGPLLLGRWFPLDLTVHLHLSPAALARRTPAEQQWTLPAFARYQDEARPAEAADLVVRADDPRRPALVVD
- a CDS encoding aldo/keto reductase, with the protein product MTSSPESRLGSSDLTVFPLALGGNVFGWTADEATSFTVLDAFTAAGGNFVDTADVYSAWAPGNKGGESETVLGRWLAARGNRDAVVVATKVGAHPEYKGLKAATIAAATEESLRRLGTDRIDLLYTHFDDESTPVEEIVTALDALVRAGKVRQVAASNISPARLTASLEFAQREGLAAYVALQPQYNLVSRDTYEGELAEVATRFGLSAVPYYGLAAGFLTGKYRPGGPAVDSPRAQGAGKHLETERGLKVLEALDSVAANHDAEVATVALAWLAAQPTVAAPIASARTVEQLPALVALAELKLTDAELAQLTAASA
- a CDS encoding 5-dehydro-4-deoxyglucarate dehydratase; the encoded protein is MDLQAALVPPLSFPLTPFTEDDRVDAEVLSAHVDQQVAAGTAAVFIACGTGEFTALSREEYRQVVSTAVKTVAGRIPVFAGVGGGPATAREYLADATAAGADGVLLLPPYLVTSTPEGILGHIRYAVRDSELPVIVYQRANARLSPATALALLDLPQVVGLKDGLGDVEQMQRIVATVRTSGHPRAAEFAFLNGLPTAELSARAYRAIGIASYSSAVHSFAPDLAHAFARALDTGDDALADALLAAFLLPLADLRDQVPGYAVALVKAAARLEGLPVGPVRPPLVEPSPEHVERLARIIAAGRAVLA